From the genome of Parazoarcus communis, one region includes:
- the lptC gene encoding LPS export ABC transporter periplasmic protein LptC, with product MQSAYRIYPVLALALLAGASIWLERLTRAPVADVTPAQSGAPDFIANQTRITGYGKDGTERYVLLSDQLTHLPQSGVTQLDRPRLEILSGSRRMEITANTGEVSAEGERVDFQGQVRAEREGNPGQDMMRFASEKLTVWPEDHRAESTAPVKLTQGLTTAEALGLRADNLFGTLDLIGQARVNIPRRQGKNP from the coding sequence ATGCAGTCAGCCTATCGCATCTACCCTGTACTTGCGCTCGCACTGCTTGCCGGCGCATCGATCTGGCTTGAGCGCCTGACCCGCGCCCCCGTCGCGGACGTCACTCCGGCACAGAGCGGCGCACCCGACTTCATCGCCAATCAGACCCGCATTACCGGTTACGGCAAGGACGGCACGGAACGTTACGTGCTGCTGTCCGACCAGCTCACCCATCTGCCGCAATCGGGCGTCACCCAGCTTGATCGCCCACGGCTCGAGATCCTTTCAGGCAGCCGCCGGATGGAGATCACCGCGAATACAGGGGAAGTCTCTGCCGAGGGTGAGCGGGTCGATTTCCAGGGCCAGGTCAGGGCCGAGCGCGAGGGCAACCCCGGACAGGACATGATGCGCTTCGCCTCGGAAAAACTCACAGTCTGGCCCGAAGATCACCGCGCCGAATCCACCGCCCCGGTCAAACTGACCCAAGGGCTCACCACCGCCGAGGCGCTTGGCCTGCGTGCGGACAACCTTTTTGGCACTCTGGACCTGATCGGTCAGGCCCGGGTGAACATCCCCCGACGCCAAGGGAAAAACCCATGA
- a CDS encoding KpsF/GutQ family sugar-phosphate isomerase, which yields MLESATRVGRRVLEIEAAAVAALAGRLGTEFEQAVALILHSPGRVIVTGIGKSGHIARKLAATLASTGTPAYFVHAAEAAHGDLGMITEDDVVIALSNSGASDELMMIVPQVKRRGTRLIAMTGKPNSPLAREADIHLDAAVSEEACSLNLAPTASTTAALALCDALAVALLDARGFGEEDFARSHPGGSLGRRLLTHVRDVMRAADRVPVVAEAAPLNEALLAMTRGGMGMTAIASADGKVSGIFTDGDLRRALERGIDFRTSVLADVITRDPHSIGPDALAAEAAEMMERLRISQLLVIDDSGALAGALTTHDLMQAKVI from the coding sequence TTGCTAGAAAGCGCTACCCGTGTCGGCCGCCGGGTGCTTGAGATCGAGGCTGCCGCGGTTGCTGCGCTGGCCGGACGCCTGGGCACCGAGTTTGAACAGGCCGTTGCGCTCATCCTGCACAGCCCGGGCCGTGTCATCGTCACCGGCATCGGCAAGTCCGGGCACATTGCACGCAAGCTTGCCGCAACGCTCGCGAGCACCGGCACCCCGGCCTACTTTGTGCACGCTGCCGAAGCTGCACACGGCGACCTCGGCATGATCACCGAGGATGACGTCGTGATCGCGCTATCGAATTCCGGCGCAAGCGACGAACTGATGATGATCGTGCCCCAGGTCAAGCGCCGCGGCACCAGACTGATTGCCATGACCGGCAAGCCAAACTCGCCGCTCGCCCGTGAAGCCGACATCCATCTCGATGCAGCCGTCAGTGAGGAGGCCTGCTCGCTCAACCTCGCACCGACCGCCAGCACGACTGCGGCACTCGCGCTGTGCGACGCGCTTGCGGTCGCCCTCCTCGATGCGCGCGGCTTCGGCGAAGAAGACTTTGCCCGCTCCCACCCCGGCGGCAGCCTCGGCCGCCGCCTGCTGACCCACGTTCGCGACGTGATGCGTGCAGCCGACCGGGTCCCTGTCGTTGCCGAAGCGGCACCGCTGAACGAAGCACTGCTGGCAATGACCCGGGGCGGCATGGGCATGACTGCGATTGCATCGGCGGACGGGAAGGTCTCGGGCATTTTCACCGACGGCGATCTGCGTCGTGCGCTTGAGCGTGGCATCGACTTTCGCACCAGCGTGCTGGCCGACGTGATCACCCGCGACCCGCATTCGATCGGCCCTGACGCACTGGCGGCAGAAGCCGCCGAGATGATGGAACGCCTGCGTATCAGCCAGTTGCTGGTCATCGATGACAGCGGCGCGCTTGCAGGCGCGCTCACCACGCACGACCTGATGCAGGCCAAGGTCATCTGA
- the lptA gene encoding lipopolysaccharide transport periplasmic protein LptA: protein MKTALTISLLALATICMPAFAERADREKPVDIEADRVTVDDRNKVHIFEGNVVLTQGTLQIKGDKLVVTQGADGFQNGVATASGGKLASFRQKREGSGDYVDGEAERIEYDSRGEKAKLFKRAYVRSGGDEVRGAYIEYDSVSENYLVTNAPGSTASPGRVRATIQPKGDNKAAPAAQ from the coding sequence ATGAAAACTGCTTTGACCATCTCCCTGCTCGCATTGGCAACGATCTGCATGCCCGCATTTGCCGAACGTGCCGACCGCGAAAAACCTGTCGACATCGAAGCTGACCGCGTCACGGTCGACGACCGCAACAAAGTTCATATCTTCGAGGGCAACGTCGTTCTCACCCAGGGCACGCTGCAGATCAAGGGGGACAAGCTGGTCGTCACTCAGGGCGCCGATGGCTTTCAGAATGGGGTTGCCACGGCGTCCGGTGGGAAGCTGGCCTCTTTCCGGCAGAAACGTGAAGGCAGTGGCGACTATGTCGACGGCGAAGCCGAACGCATCGAGTACGACAGTCGTGGCGAGAAAGCCAAACTGTTCAAGCGCGCCTACGTTCGCAGCGGTGGAGACGAAGTGCGCGGAGCCTACATCGAGTACGACTCGGTCAGCGAGAACTACCTGGTGACCAATGCGCCGGGCAGCACCGCAAGCCCCGGCCGCGTGCGGGCAACGATTCAACCCAAGGGCGACAACAAGGCAGCACCCGCAGCCCAATAA